GGGCCCTGCGTGCATTACGTGGCAGGCTGCCCGGGGACGGTTGCCTGCCGCTACGGGCAGCAGGACGCCCTCGGGCTGGCCGGGGAGATCGACCGCCGCCACATCGGCGAGGGGGAGCTGGCGGCCAAGTTCAAGATCGGTGTCTCCGGCTGCCCGTTCAACTGCTGCGAGTCCTGGCTGCGGGACTTCGGCGCCTTCGGCAAGAGCAAGGGCTGGACGGTGATTGTCGGGGGACGGGCCGGGATGCGCCCGCGCATCGGGGACAAGCTGGCCGAAAACGTGAGCGCGGAAGAGGTAATGGATCTGCTGCGGCGCACCATCGCCGCTTACAAAGAACTCGGCCGGAAGGGCGAGCGCCTGGGGACGACCATCGAGCGGGTCGGCTTCGAGGAGTTCCGGAAGCTGATCGACGCCTGAAGCAAGAACCAGGACTTCTTGGAGCAAGGGGAGGGGCAATGTCTTGCAGGGTACAGTGAGGATGGTTGGGCATCTCATGGCCCTCGCCGCCCGCACGGCGCCGAAGGCCCTGGGGCAGGACTATCTTGCGCTGCGGGTCGTCGACGGCCCGGAACTGGACCGGCTCGCCGGGGAAATGGCGGCCTACGGGGCCGAAACCGGCAAGAAGGAC
The sequence above is a segment of the Thermoanaerobacterales bacterium genome. Coding sequences within it:
- a CDS encoding NAD(P)/FAD-dependent oxidoreductase encodes the protein MPEQHDVPPRGAFLQRDRETYAIAPRMAPAGILDVAALRRLADVAERFNIPIIKIGNAQRIVLVGLKAEQVEPVWEALGMEPAPAVGPCVHYVAGCPGTVACRYGQQDALGLAGEIDRRHIGEGELAAKFKIGVSGCPFNCCESWLRDFGAFGKSKGWTVIVGGRAGMRPRIGDKLAENVSAEEVMDLLRRTIAAYKELGRKGERLGTTIERVGFEEFRKLIDA